The following is a genomic window from Oscarella lobularis chromosome 2, ooOscLobu1.1, whole genome shotgun sequence.
tctagaATGTTTCTGACTTGAGCGAGATTCCGCAGGTGCAAGACGACGCTCAACTATCGCAGGAAGTAGCGGCTCAAAATCTCGCTTTCCGGGCTCACAGGCAGCTACCGTTCTTTCTAATTTGATTGTCTTGTTTactgtcttttctttgcagagCGTTTTTTGTTGCAGAGTCATATAGGCTACTTAAAAAGTGGGAAGAGGCGACTGCTCTGTATGACAGAGTGATTGCTAGAACGACGAGTGCAATAGAACAATATAAATTGGGCGCAAGCTCTAGTGCTCAAGTCAGTGGGGTTGACATAGTGGCAGTAGTAGAGAGAGATGAGCATTTTTCGTCTAGGAAGCCCTGGCTAAATTACAGGAAGTAGAAAAACAAGCTCGAGGTCGGAAATGCATTACAAACGCATCAGCTATATTGGGTAATATTGACGTGTGTTTGGGGAGGAAGAGTTGcaacgaatttttttgtgtagaaATGAAAGAATTGGAAGAGAAAATGGGTGCTGTGACTATGGAATCGCCTAAAGTCAGTACATTTCAATCCAGGCTTGCTTTCTCTATAAAGTCCGcgctcgctttcttttttagccGCTTCTGGAGCGACTGGACGATTATTGCGACGATCCGAGCCTTTTCACCAGCAAGCCAAACGTCATTCCCTTTCCTCCTGATTTTGAACCGGTTCCCTGCAAGCCACTCTTCTTTGACTTGGCCTTGAATCACGTCGAGTTTCCCTCGCTTGACGAAAAAATGGAGAAGAAACGGGGCGCAGGCGGCGGTATTACCGGGTTTGTAAAAGGTCTCTTCTGGGGAAGCTCTTCCAAGTAACAAACAACGAACTTAGTTAGATCAGTTGTTTGAATGACAGTGAGATGAATAAAGAGAAGGTGTTTGTACTTGTGTAGTGTAtaagggagggagggagtCAAGGCTCAAGCTAAATCGTCAACCGTTGAGCACAGGGCGCCAGTGCCATGTGAtcgaaagaggaggagctTCTCAAAAAATGTCGGACCCCCAGCTGGAGGATTTCGTCCAACGATACCGAAAAGCGGTGAAGAGGGGTAGCGCTAGCGCACCGTCAACGTCCGTTCCGCCTGCCACGGCTTTCTTACCGGTTAATCCGACGACGTGTCGATACTACCAGTTACCTGCCTACCAACAAACGACACCGACTCCTGTTCATCTTCCCTTCGGCGTCGCGTATCCGAACGTCGTGTACAACTACAGGGCCGGCGTCGACTCTTCCGGgaatcgaatcgaagagGTCAACGTCAAGCAGTTACCCGACGAAGATCGTCGTGACGAAGTAAGTAGACccagtcttttttttccccacgggcgattctttttctcagtgGTTgtccggcgacgaagacagcgCGTCCTCTATGGCTTTGatcgaagaaaaggagagcgAAGTCGATACGCCGAAGAGCGAGTGAGCTGATCGTTGCTTTTGGGTTGATTGCCCTAAAGGGGGCGctccttcttcattttcataGTCTGACAGACACGATAGCCGATCTTCGCGAAGAACTTTCGCAATTGAATGCGAGTTTcgaggaggaaaaggaaaagtgcGCGAAGAAGCACGATCACTTCTCTCTGACCCTGACcaacttttctttgtcagaaATCGTGcattggaagaaaaagctCAGATGACAAAAGCACTTTGGTCTGATCTCGAGctcaaaatgaaagaaaagacCGAAACGGAGTAAGTCGGTCTCTCTGCCAATCAGTGACCAGACCCTCTTCTCTTCCATCTGTGTTTCGTTCGTAGAGGGCGTCTCTTCAGGAAAGTTCAAGAGCTTGCAAATGAGAAGATGGCTCTACAAAGTGAACTAAGGTAGAATATAAAGAAAAGGGTGTGAACCTATTTCTACTCGTCATTTTTTATAGTCGACGTTTTGTGTGCGGTAGTGCAATTTCCTCaaggaaaatcgaagaactCGAAAAGCAGATTATTTTCTTACAAAAGGCTCTAAGAAAGAAGATAGAAAATGAGTGA
Proteins encoded in this region:
- the LOC136183964 gene encoding tropomyosin alpha-1 chain-like, with product MSDPQLEDFVQRYRKAVKRGSASAPSTSVPPATAFLPVNPTTCRYYQLPAYQQTTPTPVHLPFGVAYPNVVYNYRAGVDSSGNRIEEVNVKQLPDEDRRDEWLSGDEDSASSMALIEEKESEVDTPKSDLTDTIADLREELSQLNASFEEEKEKNRALEEKAQMTKALWSDLELKMKEKTETEGRLFRKVQELANEKMALQSELSRRFVCGSAISSRKIEELEKQIIFLQKALRKKIENEASSSQRIHELETEIAELYLEEGTLRKWSEEKSTQTEKSAQTEKSTQTHLLMKPIIETPNVFDDAVKKLCELFPMFDRHRIIIFIGLCRSRDGSLAGLSVALFVDRVARFIVSPMPK